One segment of Drosophila mauritiana strain mau12 chromosome 3R, ASM438214v1, whole genome shotgun sequence DNA contains the following:
- the LOC117145068 gene encoding protein takeout, producing MSGKIAIIVLVALLGATLAQEQPYYLQQCPRDEAQINECLRESGNKLVHYLQKGVPELDIYEIEPVMIDEIGIVLGSGPDGYRALFRNIQAYGVSNITVTNIRSDLDSLQFQLTCEIPRIRVKAQYRSTGVLILVKASGAGDYWGEYEGVKAKIYFKAVANEGPDGRTYLTTDSVKMDFNVKEIQMGVDNIANGNSVIQAALNLFINSNSQELLKEMKPALRTKLTLVIRNFMDRIFAKIPLDEWINLN from the exons ATGAGCGGAAAGATTGCCATCATCGTGCTCGTCGCCTTGTTGGGCGCCACTTTGGCCCAGGAGCAGC CCTACTACCTGCAACAGTGCCCGCGGGACGAGGCCCAGATAAACGAATGCCTTCGCGAAAGTGGCAACAAGCTGGTGCACTACCTGCAGAAGGGAGTGCCGGAGTTGGACATCTACGAG ATCGAACCCGTGATGATTGATGAAATCGGCATAGTTTTGGGTAGTGGTCCGGATGGCTACCGCGCACTTTTCCGGAACATTCAGGCCTACGGTGTGAGCAACATCACAGTGACCAACATCCG CTCCGACTTGGACTCGCTGCAGTTCCAGCTGACGTGCGAGATACCCCGCATTCGCGTCAAGGCGCAGTACCGGTCCACAGGTGTTCTGATCTTGGTGAAGGCCTCCGGAGCCGGCGACTACTGGGGGGAGTACG AGGGAGTGAAGGCCAAGATCTACTTCAAGGCGGTGGCCAACGAGGGTCCCGACGGTCGCACCTACCTGACGACGGACTCCGTCAAGATGGACTTCAACGTGAAGGAGATCCAAATGGGAGTGGACAACATCGCCAACGGCAACTCGGTGATAC AGGCTGCTCTCAACCTGTTCATCAACTCCAACTCCCAGGAGCTGCTCAAGGAAATGAAGCCGGCGCTCAGGACCAAACTCACTCTGGTCATCCGCAACTTCATGGATCGCATTTTCGCCAAGATTCCGCTGGACGAGTGGATCAACCTGAATTAG
- the LOC117143281 gene encoding protein takeout, whose translation MQFQLIVASLLICFVACISAGNMPDYIQVCHRNDPELSKCLKSSVHNLRPYLAKGIKELNVPPLEPLYIGDLSILDGSAGLTVKAKKLNILGASNFEITKLRASTQNRRFDFELILPHLHGDGLYEINGNILALPIKGNGPFTGNFTNFVAYVRVQYDIKSVNDLEYLHVKEFVLKIRTGKGNLKLENLFNGDKVLGDVINDTINQNFEVFTNDLIAPIARALEAKFLVITTKILENFTYSELFPV comes from the exons ATGCAGTTCCAACTCATCGTAGCCTCGCTGTTGATCTGTTTTGTAGCATGCATCTCAGCTGGCAATATGC CTGACTACATCCAGGTGTGCCATCGCAACGATCCCGAACTGTCGAAGTGCCTGAAGAGCAGTGTTCACAACTTGCGACCCTATCTGGCCAAGGGCATTAAGGAACTGAACGTACCGCCGCTAGAGCCCCTCTACATTGGAGATCTGAGCATTCTGGATGGATCCGCCGGGCTGACGGTGAAAGCCAAGAAGCTGAACATCCTGGGCGCCTCCAACTTTGAGATCACCAAGCTGCGGGCTTCAACCCAAAACCGACGCTTTGACTTCGAGTTGATTCTGCCCCATCTCCATGGCGATGGGCTCTACGAGATCAATGGCAACATTCTGGCACTGCCGATCAAGGGCAATGGACCGTTCACTGGAAACTTCACCAACTTCGTGGCTTATGTGCGCGTCCAGTACGACATAAAGAGTGTTAATGATCTGGAATACCTGCATGTCAAGGAGTTCGTCCTGAAGATCCGCACTGGCAAGGGAAACCTGAAGCTGGAGAACCTCTTCAACGGAGACAAGGTTCTGGGCGATGTCATCAATGACACGATCAACCAAAACTTCGAGGTCTTCACCAACGACTTGATCGCACCGATTGCCCGCGCCCTGGAGGCCAAGTTTCTGGTTATCACGACCAAAATCCTTGAGAACTTCACCTACAGCGAGCTTTTCCCCGTCTAA